CCTTCCAGACCCCAGATCAAGCCAGATGTTCACGCATGAAAAAATCGATTATGATCAGTGCACAATGTTCAAAACTATGGTTACCACAGGAAGAATTGTCTAATATGATATAGTTATTATATAATTATCAGTCAATCTTCTCCTTATCTCATATATAACAGCCATTTTAATTAATACTTCTGAAATGTATCTCTACAAactcttttcatttcttttacaaGGCCAGCCACATTCTCAAATTTAGTGTCTTCAATTTATGATACTATCTCTGAGCAGTAAGATTGGACTGCTGGACATTTCCAAGATAGTGGTCAGCCAATTTATAATTACATTGTCAGGTCCATGAGAATTCTCTCCACTGGCTACGACTGGAGGTGCTGACATTTATTTCACATATATTTTAGCGATCCTCATTTGTTGGTGTTATATTTGCTTCCTTCTCCCATTTAACTTTGAAATATAAGGTGAAGTGTTTCCTGAGAAATTGCATACACTAATACATTGTAGATACCAGATTGTTGTGGATGTTGTCCCTGTCGGTATCAATGAAAATAATTGAAATCTGTTAATGACATGCTCGATCTTGACAGGATTGGGATTCCTCCACTGTGAGGACAGTGCGACTCAAGAAACGAGAAAAAAGGGTGTGTTACTTCTGCTCTTTCAAATTTGAGAAGTGATGACATTATTTTATATGTAATGGAAACGAGAGTGTTAAagttctgttttgattttagcGCTCCTCGAGAAATCATGTTGATGGTCCTCCAGTTGCCTCCAAAAGGTCTCGATCAACAGGAAAAACTTCAGAGATGGTAGGTTATTTATTTAGCTCTGGGTATTGCTTTCATATATCATACATGATCTTAATCATTCATCATTTTTGTTAGCTTTGGCAACCAAATGCTGATGGCAGATTGCAGCCAAGTCTTGCAGCTCATTGCTGTGCCCTGATGTAGTTTGGCTGTATTTGGATATTCTGACTGTTCTTATGTGTTGTGACAGGGAAATGAGGCCATTGTGACAAAGACCACAGTGACTGTTCCTGCAAATGGAGGATCTGTTGAGGCGGTTTCTACCATTGAGACTGTTCCATACTGGACCCGCAGCAGGAGAAAGACTGGTAAGATGTCTGTTATGAGGTAGTATACAGCTAAAATATCTGTGGACGCTGCTTTTATATATGGCTTATCTATGCTGGAGTTATATTCCAGCCTGCTCAAATGATTGTTCTTAGTTTCATCCAGCTAACTTTGTTCTTCAGTAAGTAAAATCATCTACTCGGCTAACAAGATAACAACATGGGGCTCTGTTGGGTTTTAGCAAAAGTAATAACACATAAtttaatggaaaaacaatgttgGATGTGTTGGAAAAAAAACTTCATTATGCAGTAGGAGTGATTCAGAACTGCACGATGAAGGTTTGTGCTATTTTACAAGCAGGTATTTATTTTCTATCTCTCCTGTTCAGCTGCTATGGAATGGGACTCTGAATCTGTCAAGTCTGAGGATGTCTTCAAGCAGCCTGCCAACCCTGAGCTAGAGATGAAAACTGCGCCTAGTACTCCACAAAGCAATGGAGGCGTCCGCCTTCATGAGTTTGTCTCCAAAACTGTAAGAATGACATTAATGCGAAAGAACAGCACTGACTGAATGTAACTAGAAATGCACATTTTCCTTTCAGATCAAAGGAGTGTTCTCTTTATCTCCAAATTAAATATGTTTTGCCATTATACAGCAATAGCTGAAAAAGTAAAAGggatatttacttatatattttAAGAATTGAAtatgttaaattatttatttttttattggctTAATTTAGTGTTGCTATAGCAAGGGTGCACAATTAATTTCCCCAACGGGCCACATGAGAGACTGGGGCTATTGTGGTGACCTCCACTAACATGCTTgtgaaaagataaaattaatATTGAACAGAATTGAGTTCAGCTTATTGGTACCCCCCTCAACAATAGTCCCAGTTTCTCTTGCGGCCCCATGGGAAATAAATTACCCAGCCCTGCGCTTCAAAAAAAATGTTGGCATCCATATTGACAGTGTTGTTTGCTCATTTGTATCGCTATTAAACAAAGTGTCTCTGCTTCTTTAGCTGCATATATATGGTAGATAACTTCACAGTCTCCTGTGGAATGTCTTTATAGGTCATTAAGCCTGAATCCTGTGTGCCCTGCGGAAAGAGGATCAAGTTTGGCAAGATTTCACTGAAGTGCAGGGACTGCAGGGTGGTCTCGCACCCCGAGTGTCGTGAGCGCTGCCCTCTACCATGCATCCCCAACCTGGGTGGCACACCAGTCAAAATTGGGGAGGTATGTAATACAATTTTTACTCTTCATGTGCAGGTGGATCCACTGAAATTTAATCACAGTTCTGGCTGCTTAACCCATAtcctgtctttgtttttgttttgttttttcagggtGTTCTCGCAGACTACGTCCCAGACACATCACCCATGATCCCTCCCATTGTGGTCCACTGTATCAGTGAGATCGAGCAAAGGGGACTGCATGAAGTGAGTGCTATTTCACTGTCCTAATATTATGCAGAAATGTGAAGAACAGTAAAGCCTCAAGCCCCAGTAGTTATTTTTAATGTCTTCCCCTTAAGCTGAGACAGAGCTGTAACTAAGATTTTACAATCTGTTACTGGGAGCTTAAGTTTGTAATTGGGCTATGGAAAGGCTCCAGATCTGCTGATTGCTGTTTGACTTTGATGCCATCTCTTCTTTCTGGGTTGTTTATTTAGCACTTGTCTTACTTGCCTTTTTTGTGCATAACTCAATTTCATGTGAAAATTGTTGAGTTTTCCTACCCGAGTTTCTTGCCTTTTCTGTTCTTATTAGATATCCTTTATCTTAACAAGATGAGTTGTGGACTCATCAAACCCTCTTATTTGCAGAAATTTTGCTAAAATTAATGTTGAAATGGAGCTAAAGTCTGACTGACTGACAGATCTGCTGATGCAAGCTGATTAAGCTGTTTTGTTATTGTTCTCatttaaatgcattattattattattattatcattattattattattattattattgcttgtAGCTACTCTGTGTGATTTAATGTGCTATTCTTTGCTATTTATCAGTAAATATTTAGTTGAACCATTTCTATGAAAGGGTGAAAGAGGAAGGCAGAAAATTAAGGGAATCAGAGCTAGCAAATGTCCTGGGGATGTTGTCTTTTGgatattggatttttttttattcgcATAGTACTAAATCACAGCAATAACAGAGTTAAGACACTTTATATTGaaagataaagaccctacaataatagagagaaatcCCCAACAATTGGACATTGCCTTATAAATAAGCACTTGGCACTTAtctaagataagatggggccttaATATTCCAGACCTCTTGTTTCTGGATTTTAGTACCTTGCTGCAGAGGTGCCCCTTCATATCAAACAGTACGTTACAGATAACAGCTAGAGTAATTTTCCCTAGAAACAATATCAGTAtaattcagataaaaaaaaatgtttttcccctTACTCAGGCTGGACTGTACCGTCTTTCTGGTGCTGAGCGCACTGTGAAGGAGCTGAAGGAAAAGTTTCTCCGTAGCAAAACTGTTCCTGTGCTCAGTAAGGTGGATGATATCCATGCCGTCACTGGCCTCCTCAAGGACTTTTTGAGGAACCTTAAGGAGCCTCTTCTCACCTTCCGCCTCAACCGTTCCTTCATGGACGCAGCTGGTAAGAGTGTGTTTACTAGTCTAGGGTTTTGGCACAAAGCAATGTCTATTTGAAATAACTGCAGTGTTGAAAGTTAAGCAATTTATCCAACACATGATTAAATACAGGTTTCATAAGTGCTTTTGCTTTACATTTGTGATTTGTTTTGATGAGCGATGAAAACCTCTGGTGGGAATTTGCctggaacaaaaacaaaggatcGATCTCTAAGTCTGTTAGCatttttagtgtttgttttctaCTGTAGTCAGATGCATTTTCCTTCTAGCCGCTAATAAATCCACAGAAGTCACAACACCCTATTTCTTGGTCTGTactgaaaaaatgtgttttccttgTTTTCCCACAGAGATTTCAGATGACGACAACAGCATAGCTCTGATGTACCAAACCATTGGTGACCTGCCACAGCCCAACAGAGACACGCTGGCTTTCGTAATCCTTcaccttcagaggtttgcacCTACTCTTCTCTCACCGCATAAGTCATATATACAtcatgtaaaagaaagaaagtttattctctctaaaaagaacatagcAGCGCAGTTTTGGTTTGCGAAGTTGCATCTTAACATCATCTGTCTTTATggcagatgagaccaaagtttTTGGCCATGATGCACGGCATCACATTTGGTGAAacccaaacagcacaaattatgTCAGCACAAATACATCATGACGCACTGTGGGTGATGTCTGATGATTTAGACTCATTTTGGACACCTTGCCAGCATGGAGTGGAGCATAAACTCCTCTTTATACCAAAGTTATTCCAGAGTCAAATGTTATGCATTCTGCcccacagctaaagcttgggCCAAATTGAttaatacaacaacaacaaaaaaaatctaaaactgaatggctgaaaaagaagaatcaaggtgttgcaatgggccagtcaaagtccagatttGAACCAAAATGAAATGGTGTGGCATGACGTTGAGAGCTGCGGATAAATGAATGccccacaaacctcaatgaactgaagcagcaCTGTAAGAAGTTGGCCAGAATTCCTCCACAATAGTGTGAGAGCCTGATAAAAGTTATTACTTctaagttattgctgctaaaagtgATTCTACAAGATATTGAATTATGGAGTATACTTAGTATTTCACAGGCTTTCAGAGTCCTGTGGTAAATTTCCTTTTCAAGCGACTGTATTTGTGCTTTGGTAGATACATTTTAACTCTAGTCTCTTTGTACCTCACCTTTATAGAATATCGATATGCATTCTCTAATTCTAATATCGGTCGAGCTACGTCTAGGAAAAAAAGTGCAGAATTGCATAAACAACCTGAACTTTttactttatatttatttctgctgttaaacttaaaatgaacttttttttaaaggatgctcttgtttttactttttattatatttattcaaAAACCGGTGGatgctcattttttaaaatgtttcaaatcaGCACATGTACTATTGTACCTGTGAGCCAAAAGCGCTGTTTGAGTTTTCTAAACTAAGTCAAAAGGCTTAAAGGCAGAGAGGGGCTGCTCCAAGGACTGTATACTATAAATGATTATTTTAAGCAGTGAATGATGCAAAACAACTTTCTGCAGGCACCAAATTAACATTTTGGAGCTGGACATGGGCATTATAGGCCCTCTTTAAATCTCTGTGTAATCTCTCGGGAGttattttcatatatatatttcatatgTCGTTGATTATACATCAGCTGGTCAGTACTGAATCTAATCAATTCTTTCAGAGTTGCTGACAGTTTGGACACCAAGATGGACATCAGTAACCTGTCCCGAGTTTTTGGTCCAACAATTGTGGGACACGCAGTTCCCAATCCTGACCCTATGACAATCCTACAGGATACCAAACGACAGCCTAAGGTAAGCTTGGAAGATGAGACGCAGCTCTTGCATACCTGTCCTAGTGTGCACTTGTTGAGCGCCTGctgcaaaaataaactaaagaaGAGCAGCGGATGCCTCTCTTTAAGGTGTAGTTGCACACACTTTACAACTGCACAGTTTCCTTTGCCTTAAACTGAAGCAATCTTAAATGCTGAGAACAGCTCTTCATCTTTTTCAATTACTCTTGGATTATTTATAACTGATTCTCTGACAAAAGTGACCATAATAAACCAAGTCTGTGGCAAACACAATTGGCTCATTTTAATGTGTTCGCTGCAGGCATCAACAAAACGTGTAATTTGCCCAGGGGTAGCCAGACTTCTTGCAGCTGTTCCCTTCATTACACTTGTGGTTAGTCTCCTTCCACATTTGCTGGTTGAATACCTTTAATGTGAAATACCAAGTTGATGAAATCACAAATTTATCTCAATGACACAAAATGACATGCAGGTTTCCTGTGAATCCCTGTGAGCTGTTATTATATAGAGATGTACCCCCACAATGTAAAGATTGTTTAATAGTTAGTGCTGGAAAAGAATGCATAAATAATTTTTAAGATGTCTTAAATCTCACAGATTATAAATGCATTATACTTTCACTAGAATTTGCAGCAAAAGCTGCCATTTCTTAAACATTTACTTCTAATATTTATAACATAttaaagtgtttgtttgtttttaaaaaaaaatcttaattctGATGCATTTTGCTATTTATCAGGATGACAGTGTCTGGCAACAGATTTAATATACATTATGTGGAATGGCTAAATCTAGGAGACTGAGCACACACAACAGCTGGAGGCCACAAAAAATCTTACAGTGTAATATTGCACAGAAGAAGAGCATAacaccattatttttttttctattttttctttttttttcttttctttttttagtaacTCCCCTCAATCTTGCTTAAGGCAAACCTAACTAGCGTAGCACGGGCGGAAGTGGATTAGGCAATACTCTGAAATAACCCTgatctttttccattttttactAATCCCTTTCTGTTCAGGTTGTGGAGCGTCTGTTGGCTCTGCCGGTGGATTTCTGGGCCCAGTTTGTGATGGCAGCAGAACACGAGCAGCCGAACTTGGAGCATTTGATCATTGAAAATGCAAACTGCTACGCCACCCCTGAGAGAGCTGGAGGTTTGTTAAAACTTTTTGTTATTGCCGTATGAGTGTGGGCGCAGTTGTTTCAACAGCCTGACATTTCATGGGAGGCTGAGATTGTAAATGTTAACTGTTTGTGATATTTCAGTGAGCATACTGGGACCTCTGACCACTCCGGAGTACCAGCTCAATAAAACCCCCTCCTCCAGCTCTCTGTCTCAGCGCATGAAGTCCTCTCTGACACCCAGGTAATCACATGAGCACAGTCCTCCCGGCCCTGCTGGCATTATAATCAATGATCTCATGATTAATTGAGAAGATAAAGCTACAAAGTGTTTTCTCTCCTAATTTACATAAATGCTGACTTCTTCTGACTTTCATATAACTTAATCTACTGTGTAATATCTCATTATCATTCATCAGCTCTGTTTTATTGACTATAGCTCCTAATTAATAATtccatcatgtttttaaaaaaattttttttatgtatgctGTTTGTTGCAGATTTGGGTCAAAGAGCAAATCGGCAGTGGGATTTTCTCGCCAAGGAAAGTTCTTTTCTTCTCCGCTGCTCAAATAATATCAAAGCAGCTGCATTTAATCCTTTATTCTTACTGCAATAACAGCGACTAGTTTGTTTTATGAATAACATTTAATTGCATCTATAAACACCTCCAATGTAGTCTTCCTCTGCATTCTTAAAAATTCTGTTTCTGAAtgttagtttttattgttttgttttttttgttttgtttttaacatttgtaaaatgggatttttttttttaaaacaactagttttttctgtctgtgcacACTTGTGTCTTTAGGACTGTTGCTCCTAATAAATGTCCAGTGTGGCATTCTCATTTCAGATGACAACACACGAAAATGCACTGTCTATTCACTCTTAGATAAGTGTGCTCATAGATGAAAATATGTACTGTATATGAACAGTTTTATTGTGACCCGCTTCTAAATGTAATTGTTTCCCTTTAATAGTTTTTCAGCTCATGTGTCACTCAGAAGTTGagaaacttatttttttattattatttttttggtatTTCATTCTAGGTTGTAGTTGATTGTGTGGCTGATGTttgtatttcatttgtttttattttaatttgaattgtCCCACAGTATTTTGTTTAGTGAATATAATTTAGAAGTGTGCATACCTTTTTCCTTCTTGTTTAATAACAAACTGTAGTAATAAGAACTCAACTTTCAACCAGATCTACTTGGTCATCGTCTACAAGCTTCACTAGGTGTGGATCGTTTTAGTAAATGTCAATGATCTCATTGGCTATTAGCCTGTTGAATTACTGGGGCATTATTTGATAAACTATAATCACGCAGTTTGAACAAAAATACACTATCtgaatttcatataaaatacatttacaaaaaTGTCTCCTGTCCTGTGACTGTTTTGTGTAGcttctttacattttgaaaaTTAATCAGTAAATGAGGGTGCAATCCCATTTAGTCTACTTTAATATCATTATGTGGGATCATCCTGAAGGGAGGGCTAAAGCTGGTTGAGTATGTGATCCATATTCTCGAAAGCCACTGGAGAGGCTTGTGCTCACATCGTTAGGATGATTAGGTGTACTAAGagccaatttatttatttttttaaattttgtattggtggcacggtggttagcactgttgcctcacagcaagaaggtcctgagttcaattccaccgtcaggccggggtctttctgtgtggagtttgcatgttctccccgtgtttgcgtgggttctctccgggtactccggcttcctcccaccgtccaaagacatgcagcttgtggggataggttaattggataatccaaattgccactaggtgtgaatgtgagtgtgaatgtgagtgtgaacggttgtttgtccctgtgtgttagccctgcgacagactggcgacctgtccaaggtgtaccctgcctctcgccctatgacagctgggataggctccagcgccccccgcgaccctgaaaaggataagcggaagtgaatggatggatggatggaattttgTATTGTTGCAACCAATAATATTGCTAATGTGAGGACTCCATATTTGGATTTTAAGTCTTAAGAGAAACATCGGGAAACCTCAAGAAAAATTCTAACTCCTGTAACTGATACCACCTCCTGGTATTTCCACTTTGATGCCCATTATCATGTTTCACTCTTAATGCCAATAACGCCTGAATAGCTCAAAATTATTACCAGCACTCAAAGTAGAAACATTGaatgtaaaaacagaggtgactTTATACTCaacaaaaatgtatatattCAGATATTGATCAAAGCCCcaacaaaatatttaatgtgACTTTTATGTAAATGGTGTATGtgaaaaatttacatttaaaaattgcAGACACCAAAAGTAAATTACAAAAAAcctcactcattttcagtgatTTGAACGTGCGTAGCTTCTTTGTGAGAGGTAACTCTTGTTCAGTGTTCAAACATTATAAAAGTGACATCAAAATTTAGGGAGTGGCCACAGAAGGGGGGTATTTTTCACATAGTTCTGGAAGGCGGGGTCAGATCCCCACTTCCTCGTGGCCTGCTTCTCTAAGATGGGGATACCGCTAACGTAACGTAGCAGGAACCAGACGAATAGAGGGGAGACCACACTGAGATACTGGGAACCCTGCATCGCTGAGGAGGCTGAGAGCCAGAGACCTGACCACTGCAGGATTTCTCCAAAGTAGTTAGGATGTCTACTGTAAGCCCAGAGTCCACTCTGGATGAACTTCCCCTGGAGGTGAGAAAGTAAATTGGACAGTACAGTTACAACACTCGGTGAGTGAGACATTAATACAGTTTAGGGTTATCCTCACTTACAGCATTATCTGGGTCACGCTTGAAAACCCATTTCTGCTGGTCAGCAATAGCTTCTGTAGCAAAGCCAAGGCCCCAAATGGTCCAGCCAATGTAGTCCCTCGTTCCCAGAGGCACATTTCGCTTCTCACTGTTCAGCATGAGGGTGGGCAGGAGGGTCATAAATACCCACACAGCTGAAAGAATGGAGCAAAAAATGTATGATTTTCAAACAGCATAACCTTAATACTTCCATGAAATAAATGTGACTGTAACCAACAGCTCTTG
This region of Maylandia zebra isolate NMK-2024a linkage group LG20, Mzebra_GT3a, whole genome shotgun sequence genomic DNA includes:
- the racgap1 gene encoding rac GTPase-activating protein 1 — translated: METAVLNLQSLYERMRTQVDLLSENIEPNFIQMAQNFDDCRRKWLKTEHELGSCKEMLRKTETERGALEVKLKHARNQVDVEIRRRQKAEADCETLDRQIQLIRDLLTCEGSSNSIQLSAEQRSALAFLNTNCQATTNLNTSRRLMTIDESGSILSDISYDKTDDSLDWDSSTVRTVRLKKREKRRSSRNHVDGPPVASKRSRSTGKTSEMGNEAIVTKTTVTVPANGGSVEAVSTIETVPYWTRSRRKTAAMEWDSESVKSEDVFKQPANPELEMKTAPSTPQSNGGVRLHEFVSKTVIKPESCVPCGKRIKFGKISLKCRDCRVVSHPECRERCPLPCIPNLGGTPVKIGEGVLADYVPDTSPMIPPIVVHCISEIEQRGLHEAGLYRLSGAERTVKELKEKFLRSKTVPVLSKVDDIHAVTGLLKDFLRNLKEPLLTFRLNRSFMDAAEISDDDNSIALMYQTIGDLPQPNRDTLAFVILHLQRVADSLDTKMDISNLSRVFGPTIVGHAVPNPDPMTILQDTKRQPKVVERLLALPVDFWAQFVMAAEHEQPNLEHLIIENANCYATPERAGVSILGPLTTPEYQLNKTPSSSSLSQRMKSSLTPRFGSKSKSAVGFSRQGKFFSSPLLK
- the si:ch211-210c8.6 gene encoding uncharacterized protein si:ch211-210c8.6 produces the protein MTESRIPLLLAELQDMIMGSVLAKCAITDLGIQWAGWALAAAFKTEKFYDLAGSGTFILLAHLSRIWGGASHTRQKVQTGLVTAWGLRLGTFLFMRILKDGHDRRFNNVRDSPGTFFVYWTVQAVWVFMTLLPTLMLNSEKRNVPLGTRDYIGWTIWGLGFATEAIADQQKWVFKRDPDNAGKFIQSGLWAYSRHPNYFGEILQWSGLWLSASSAMQGSQYLSVVSPLFVWFLLRYVSGIPILEKQATRKWGSDPAFQNYVKNTPLLWPLPKF